The proteins below are encoded in one region of Mus caroli chromosome 10, CAROLI_EIJ_v1.1, whole genome shotgun sequence:
- the Abca7 gene encoding ATP-binding cassette sub-family A member 7 isoform X3 produces the protein MALGTQLMLLLWKNYTYRRRQPIQLLVELLWPLFLFFILVAVRHSHPPLEHHECHFPNKPLPSAGTVPWLQGLVCNVNNSCFQHPTPGEEPGVLSNFKDSLISRLLADTRTVLGGHSTQDMLDALRKLIPVLRAVGGGARPQESDQPTSQGSVTELWEKILQRVSLDPVLGQTQDSMRKFSDAIRDLAQELLTLPSLMELRALLRRPRGSAGSLELVSEALCSTKGPSSPGGLSLNWYEANQLNEFMGPEVAPALPDSSLSPACSEFVGTLDDHPVSRLLWRRLKPLILGKILFAPDTNFTRKLMAQVNQTFEELALLRDLHELWGVLGPQIFNFMNDSTNVAMLQRLLDVGDTGQRQQTPRAQKKLEAIRDFLDPSRGGYSWREAHADVGRLARILGQIMECVSLDKLEAVPSEEALVSRALELLGERRLWAGIVFLSPEHPLDPSELSSPALSPGHLRFKIRMDIDDVTRTNKIRDKFWDPGPSADPLMDLRYVWGGFVYLQDLLEQAAVRVLGGGNSRAGLYLQQMPHPCYVDDVFLRVLSRSLPLFLTLAWIYSVALTVKAVVREKETRLRETMRAMGLSRAVLWLGWFLSCLGPFLVSAALLVLVLKLGNILPYSHPVVVFLFLAAFAVATVAQSFLLSAFFSRANLAAACGGLAYFALYLPYVLCVAWRERLPLGGLLAASLLSPVAFGFGCESLALLEEQGDGAQWHNLGTGPAEDVFSLAQVSAFLLLDAVIYGLALWYLEAVCPGQYGIPEPWNFPFRRSYWCGPGPPKSSVLAPAPQDPKVLVEEPPLGLVPGVSIRGLKKHFRGCPQPALQGLNLDFYEGHITAFLGHNGAGKTTTLSILSGLFPPSSGSASILGHDVQTNMAAIRPHLGICPQYNVLFDMLTVEEHVWFYGRLKGVSAAAMGPERERLIRDVGLTLKRDTQTRHLSGGMQRKLSVAIAFVGGSRVVIMDEPTAGVDPASRRGIWELLLKYREGRTLILSTHHLDEAELLGDRVAMVAGGSLCCCGSPLFLRRHLGCGYYLTLVKSSQPLVTHDAKGDSEDPRREKKSDGKGRTSDTAFTRGASDQSSQAPAPGTVPITPSTARTLELVRQHVPGAQLVEDLPHELLLVLPYAGALDGSFAMVFQELDQQLELLGLTGYGISDTNLEEIFLKVVEDVHREGGDSRPQLHLRTSTPQPPTGPEASVLENGELAPQGLAPNAAQVQGWTLTCQQLRALLHKRFLLARRSRRGLFAQVVLPALFVGLALFFSLIVPPFGQYPPLQLSPAMYGPQVSFFSEDAPGDPNRMKLLEALLGEAGLQEPSVQGKAARGSECTNSLACYFTVPEVPPDVASILASGNWTPESPSPACQCSQPGARRLLPDCPAGAGGPPPPQAVAGLGEVIQNLTGRNVSDFLVKTYPSLVRRGLKTKKWVDEVRYGGFSLGGQDPDLPTGHEVVHTLAEIRALLSPQPGNALDRILNNLTQWARGLDARNSLKIWFNNKGWHAMVAFVNRANNGLLHALLPSGPVHHTHSITTLNHPLNLTKEQLSEATLIASSVDVLVSICVVFAMSFVPASFTLVLIEERITRAKHLQLVSGLPQTLYWLGNFLWDMCNYLVAVCIVVLIFLAFQQRAYVAPENLPALLLLLLLYGWSITPLMYPASFFFSVPSTAYVVLTCINLFIGINSSMATFVLELLSDQNLQEVSRILKQVFLIFPHFCLGRGLIDMVRNQAMADAFERLGDKQFQSPLRWDIIGKNLLAMMAQGPLFLLITLLLQHRNRLLPQSKPRLLPPLGEEDEDVAQERERVTKGATQGDVLVLRDLTKVYRGQRNPAVDRLCLGIPPGECFGLLGVNGAGKTSTFRMVTGDTLPSSGEAVLAGHNVAQEPSAAHRSMGYCPQSDAIFDLLTGREHLELFARLRGVPEAQVAQTALSGLVRLGLPSYADRPAGTYSGGNKRKLATALALVGDPAVVFLDEPTTGMDPSARRFLWNSLLSVVREGRSVVLTSHSMEECEALCTRLAIMVNGRFRCLGSSQHLKGRFGAGHTLTLRVPPDQPEPVIAFIRTTFPGAELREVHGSRLRFQLPPGGGCTLARVFRELAAQGKAHGVEDFSVSQTTLEEVFLYFSKDQGEEEESSRQEAEAEEVSTPGQQHPKRFSRFLEDPSSVETMI, from the exons ATGGCCTTAGGCACGCAGCTGATGCTTCTGCTGTGGAAAAATTACACCTATCGACGGAGACAACCG ATCCAACTACTAGTGGAGTTACTTTggcccctcttcctcttcttcatcctagTGGCGGTCCGTCACTCCCACCCGCCTCTGGAGCATCACGAAT GCCACTTTCCAAACAAGCCATTACCATCGGCGGGCACGGTGCCCTGGCTGCAGGGCCTTGTCTGCAACGTAAACAACTCCTGCTTCCAGCACCCAACGCCTGGCGAGGAGCCTGGGGTCCTGAGTAACTTTAAGGATTCCTT GATCTCGAGGCTCCTCGCCGATACCCGCACAGTGCTGGGGGGCCACAGCACCCAGGACATGTTGGATGCCCTGAGAAAACTGATCCCCGTGCTCAGGGCAGTTGGAGGTGGAG CGCGGCCACAGGAGAGTGACCAGCCGACCAGTCAAGGGTCAGTGACTGAGCTTTGGGAGAAGATCCTGCAAAGG GTGTCCCTGGATCCTGTGCTGGGTCAAACCCAGGATTCTATGAGAAAGTTCTCAGATGCTATCAGGGATCTTGCCCAGGAG CTCCTGACACTGCCCAGCCTGATGGAGCTCCGAGCTTTGCTGCGGAGGCCCCGAGGGTCAGCTGGTTCTCTGGAGCTGGTTTCGGAGGCCCTCTGCAGTACCAAGGGACCCAGCAGTCCAGGGGGCCTGTCCCTCAATTGGTACGAAGCCAACCAGCTCAATGAGTTCATGGGGCCAGAGGTGGCCCCTGCCCTGCCTGACAGCAGTCTCA GCCCTGCCTGCTCCGAGTTTGTGGGGACACTGGATGACCACCCTGTGTCTCGGCTGCTCTGGAGGCGCCTGAAGCCATTGATCCTCGGGAAAATTCTCTTTGCACCTGACACAAACTTCACTCGGAAGCTCATGGCTCAG GTGAACCAGACCTTTGAGGAGCTGGCTCTGTTGAGGGACCTACACGAACTCTGGGGGGTGCTGGGACCCCAGATCTTCAACTTCATGAATGACAGCACCAACGTGGCCATGCTTCAG aGGCTTCTGGATGTGGGGGACacagggcagaggcagcagaCACCCAGAGCCCAGAAGAAGTTGGAGGCTATCAGAGACTTTCTGGATCCTAGTAGGGGTGGCTACAGCTGGCGAGAGGCCCACGCAGACGTGGGACGCCTGGCTAGAATACTAGGCCAAATCATGGAG TGTGTGTCCCTGGACAAGCTGGAGGCTGTGCCCTCAGAGGAAGCTCTTGTGTCCCGTGCCCTGGAGCTGCTGGGTGAGCGCCGCCTCTGGGCAGGCATTGTGTTCCTGAGCCCAGAGCATCCTCTGGACCCATCCGAACTGTCATCTCCAGCCCTGAGTCCTGGCCACCTACGATTCAAGATTCGAATGGATATCGATGATGTCACAAGGACCAATAAGATCAGGGACAA GTTTTGGGACCCAGGTCCGTCAGCAGATCCTCTCATGGACCTTCGGTATGTGTGGGGCGGCTTCGTGTACCTGCAGGACCTGCTGGAGCAGGCAGCTGTGCGAGTGCTTGGTGGCGGGAACTCCCGAGCAGGTCTCTACCTGCAGCAGATGCCACACCCCTGCTACGTGGATGATGT GTTCCTGCGGGTGCTGAGccggtctctgcctctgtttctgactCTGGCCTGGATCTATTCGGTGGCGCTCACTGTGAAAGCCGTAGTGCGCGAGAAAGAGACACGGCTGCGAGAAACCATGCGTGCGATGGGGCTGAGCCGCGCGGTGCTCTGGCTTGGTTGGTTCCTCAGCTGCCTGGGACCCTTCCTGGTCAGCGCTGCGTTGCTGGTGTTAGTGCTTAAG CTAGGGAACATCCTTCCTTACAGCCACCCGGTTGTAGTCTTCCTTTTCTTGGCGGCCTTCGCAGTGGCCACCGTCGCACAGAGTTTTCTGCTCAGCGCCTTCTTCTCCAGGGCCAACCTGGCAGCAGCCTGCGGGGGGCTCGCCTACTTCGCGCTCTATCTGCCCTACGTACTGTGTGTCGCCTGGCGCGAGCGCCTGCCCCTGGGCGGACTCTTAGCTGCG AGCCTGCTGTCCCCTGTAGCCTTTGGCTTTGGATGCGAAAGCCTGGCGCTACTAGAGGAGCAGGGAGACGGGGCTCAGTGGCACAATTTGGGCACAGGCCCCGCAGAGGATGTCTTCAGCCTGGCCCAGGTGTCTGCCTTCCTGTTGCTTGACGCCGTCATCTACGGCCTTGCCCTCTGGTACCTAGAGGCTGTGTGCCCAG GCCAGTATGGAATCCCTGAACCATGGAATTTCCCTTTTCGGAGGAGCTACTGGTGTGGACCTGGACCTCCCAAGAGTTCTGTCTTGGCCCCTGCCCCACAAGATCCCAAGG TTCTGGTGGAAGAGCCACCCCTTGGCCTGGTTCCTGGTGTCTCCATTCGAGGCCTGAAGAAACATTTTCGTGGCTGTCCGCAGCCAGCCCTGCAAGGGCTCAACCTTGACTTCTACGAAGGCCACATCACTGCCTTTTTGGGTCACAACGGGGCTGGCAAGACAACCACACT GTCCATCTTGAGTGGTCTCTTCCCACCCAGTAGTGGCTCGGCCTCCATCCTGGGCCATGATGTACAAACCAACATGGCAGCCATCCGGCCCCACCTGGGCATCTGCCCGCAGTACAATGTGCTGTTTGACAT GCTGACAGTGGAAGAACATGTTTGGTTCTATGGCCGTTTGAAAGGCGTGAGTGCAGCCGCCATGGGCCCCGAGCGGGAACGTCTGATACGAGATGTGGGGCTCACCCTCAAGCGGGACACACAGACGCGCCACCTCTCTG GTGGAATGCAGCGAAAACTTTCTGTGGCCATTGCCTTTGTGGGTGGCTCTCGTGTGGTCATCATGGACGAGCCCACTGCTGGCGTGGACCCCGCTTCCCGCCGTGGCATTTGGGAATTGCTACTTAAGTACAGAGAAG GTCGGACACTGATTCTCTCCACTCACCACCTGGATGAGGCAGAGCTCTTGGGAGATCGCGTGGCCATGGTGGCAGGTGGCTCTTTGTGCTGCTGTGGGTCCCCGCTTTTCTTGCGCCGACACTTGGGCTGCGGTTACTACCTGACGCTGGTGAAGAGTTCTCAGCCCCTCGTCACCCATGACGCGAAG GGAGACAGTGAGGACCCCAGAAGGGAAAAGAAGTCAGATGGCAAGGGCAGGACGTCAG ACACAGCGTTCACACGAGGAGCCTCGGACCAGAGCAGCCAGGCCCCGGCTCCTGGCACCGTTCCCATCACCCCAAGCACAGCCCGGACACTCGAGCTAGTGCGGCAGCATGTGCCTGGAGCACAACTTGTGGAGGACCTGCCCCATGAGCTTCTGCTTGTGCTGCCCTATGCGGGGGCCCTGGATGGCAGCTTCGCCATGGTCTTCCAGGAGCTGGATCAGCAGCTGGAGCTCCTGGGGCTCACAGGCTACGGGATCTCGGATACTAACCTGGAGGAG ATCTTCCTAAAGGTGGTGGAGGACGTGCACAGAGAAG GGGGGGACTCCAGACCGCAGCTGCACCTTCGCACATCCACTCCACAGCCCCCCACAGGGCCGGAGGCATCAGTTCTGGAGAATGGGGAGCTGG CCCCACAGGGCTTGGCACCCAACGCTGCCCAAGTGCAAGGCTGGACACTTACCTGTCAACAGCTCCGGGCTCTGCTCCACAAGCGTTTTCTGCTTGCTCGCCGCAGCCGCCGGGGCCTGTTTGCACAG GTTGTGTTGCCTGCCCTCTTTGTGGGCCTGGCCCTGTTCTTCAGCCTCATTGTGCCTCCTTTTGGCCAGTACCCACCTCTGCAGCTCAGCCCTGCCATGTATGGCCCTCAGGTCTCCTTCTtcag TGAGGATGCTCCTGGGGACCCCAACCGGATGAAGCTGCTGGAGGCTCTGCTAGGGGAGGCTGGGCTGCAGGAACCCAGTGTGCAGGGCAAAGCTGCCAG GGGATCTGAGTGTACAAACTCGCTAGCTTGCTACTTCACGGTCCCTGAGGTCCCTCCTGATGTGGCCAGCATCCTGGCCAGCGGCAACTGGACGCCAGAATCTCCATCCCCAGCTTGCCAATGCAGTCAGCCTGGAGCCCGCCGCCTGTTGCCAGATTGCCCGGCTGGGGCTGGGGGTCCACCACCCCCCCAGGCTGTGGCTGGCTTGGGGGAGGTGATCCAGAACCTCACTGGCCGAAATGTGTCTGACTTTCTGGTGAAGACATACCCCAGCCTGGTGCGCCGAGG CCTGAAGACCAAGAAGTGGGTGGATGAGGTCAG ATATGGGGGCTTCTCCCTGGGAGGCCAAGATCCAGACCTGCCCACAGGGCATGAGGTGGTCCACACATTGGCAGAGATTCGGGCACTGCTGAGCCCCCAACCTGGGAATGCGCTAGACCGTATCCTGAACAACCTCACTCAGTGGGCCCGTGGCCTCGACGCTCGGAACAGCCTCAAG ATCTGGTTCAACAACAAGGGCTGGCATGCCATGGTGGCCTTTGTGAACCGAGCCAACAATGGGCTCCTACATGCCCTCCTACCATCTGGTCCAGTCCACCACACCCACAGCATCACTACGCTCAACCATCCTTTGAACTTGACCAAGGAGCAGCTATCTGAAGCTACGCT GATAGCCTCCTCTGTGGATGTCCTTGTCTCCATCTGTGTGGTCTTCGCCATGTCATTTGTCCCAGCCAGCTTTACCCTGGTCCTCATAGAGGAACGCATCACCAGAGCCAAGCATCTGCAGCTGGTCAGCGGCCTGCCCCAAACCCTCTATTGGCTTGGCAACTTCCTCTGGGACATG TGTAACTACTTGGTGGCAGTGTGCATAGTGGTGCTCATCTTCCTGGCCTTTCAGCAGAGAGCCTATGTGGCCCCAGAGAATCTGCCggctctcttactcttgcttctgCTGTATGG GTGGTCTATCACACCACTCATGTACCCagcctccttcttcttctccgtGCCCAGCACGGCCTATGTAGTGCTCACCTGCATCAACCTCTTCATTGGCATCAATAGCAGCATGGCCACCTTCGTGCTGGAACTGCTTTCAGATCAG AACCTGCAAGAAGTGAGCCGGATCCTGAAACAAGTGTTTCTTATCTTCCCCCACTTCTGCCTTGGCCGAGGGCTCATTGACATGGTTCGGAACCAGGCCATGGCAGATGCCTTTGAGCGCTTAG GAGACAAGCAATTTCAGTCACCCCTACGCTGGGACATCATTGGCAAGAACCTCCTGGCCATGATGGCCCAAGGACCTCTGTTCCTCCTCATCACACTCCTGCTCCAACACCGCAACCGCCTCCTGCCACA ATCAAAACCAAGACTGCTGCCGCCCCtgggggaggaggatgaggatgtgGCTCAAGAGCGTGAGCGGGTGACCAAGGGGGCCACCCAGGGGGATGTGCTGGTCCTCAGGGACTTGACCAAG GTTTATCGTGGGCAGAGGAACCCAGCTGTGGATCGCCTGTGCTTAGGGATCCCCCCTGGGGAG TGTTTCGGGCTGCTGGGTGTCAACGGGGCAGGGAAGACATCCACCTTCCGCATGGTGACAGGGGACACGCTGCCCAGCAGTGGTGAAGCAGTACTGGCAGGCCACAA cgTGGCCCAGGAGCCGTCTGCCGCGCACCGCAGCATGGGCTACTGTCCCCAGTCTGATGCCATCTTCGACCTGCTGACCGGCCGGGAACATCTGGAACTGTTTGCTCGCCTGCGCGGGGTGCCCGAGGCCCAAGTTGCCCAG ACTGCGCTCTCTGGCCTGGTGCGCCTGGGCCTTCCTAGCTATGCAGACCGACCCGCGGGTACCTACAGCGGAGGCAACAAACGGAAGCTGGCGACAGCCCTAGCTCTGGTTGGTGACCCAGCTGTGGTCTTTCTG GACGAGCCCACCACAGGCATGGACCCAAGTGCGCGGCGATTTCTTTGGAACAGCTTGCTGTCCGTGGTGCGCGAGGGCCGCTCCGTAGTGCTCACATCGCACAG CATGGAGGAGTGCGAAGCGCTCTGCACGCGCCTGGCCATCATGGTGAACGGGCGGTTCCGCTGTCTGGGAAGCTCTCAGCATCTCAAAGGCAG GTTCGGGGCTGGCCACACACTGACTCTAAGGGTCCCACCGGACCAGCCTGAGCCTGTGATAGCCTTCATCAGGACCACATTCCCTGGGGCTGAGCTCCGGGAGGTGCATGGAAGCCGTCTGCGCTTCCAGCTGCCACCTGGGGGCGGATGCACCCTGGCACGAGTGTTCAGGGAGCTGGCTGCCCAGGGCAAGGCCCACGGTGTGGAGGACTTCTCTGTGAGCCAGACCACTCTGGAGGAG GTGTTCCTATATTTCTCCAAAGAccaaggggaagaggaagagagcagtcggcaggaggctgaagcagaggagGTTTCCACACCTGGCCAGCAGCATCCCAAACGTTTCAGCCGATTCCTGGAAGACCCCAGCTCTGTGGAGACCATGATCTGA